The following coding sequences lie in one Niabella agricola genomic window:
- a CDS encoding ParB/RepB/Spo0J family partition protein: METTVNVEEQQSLDLSGLQPASAEEQVYNIPVSKIMISPKNYRKFYSEKAIEELAEQIAESEEKILHPIIVRQRGKKYELIVGERRYRAALRIGLKTMPARVRPLTDEVAKEIRLQENLQRENPHPLNEAEAIFELQDDGKTLAEISKKLGKSMAFIHNRIKLAELIDPLKELFVEDKITLQEAIELGSLARDSQEHFFEQHCANWKEEKHFSIGNFRYIIGHYRYDLKKAPFNTRDKKLVPDVGSCTGCPFNSATLKTLFPDMAKEAVCSNTSCFEAKRMASAESDLRSALESAQPAAILLGNYVNADLTVLLDSLPEAVELPRYHKGDVKIAKEPEKPNRERYTYEEGDRQVLSRERYSAALQEYREDLAAYREFVKLEATAKALLIQNNEIAPVYFNPELREECHREATQVTAKQVQEAIKEGTITEELLNGEIERIKTREDRKKEIDRERVQAKVHETFTAGISEGTLTAGLTAADTVGLRYVLYLALNYTNREATKKVLFPKGIKNNADFFDQLAALTDEQVAFLVRTIITGNSDSKTSRFMDAYCLYRMADEAGINVAEIEEQQKAEATKRQGNVKLRIKELKIQIKRLQRKAA; encoded by the coding sequence ATGGAAACAACAGTAAATGTTGAAGAACAGCAATCCCTTGACTTAAGCGGATTGCAGCCAGCGTCCGCAGAAGAACAGGTCTACAACATACCTGTTTCAAAAATTATGATCTCGCCAAAAAACTACCGCAAGTTTTACAGCGAAAAAGCGATTGAAGAACTGGCAGAGCAGATTGCGGAGTCGGAGGAAAAGATACTGCATCCGATCATCGTCCGGCAGAGAGGAAAAAAGTATGAGCTGATCGTAGGCGAGCGTCGGTATCGGGCCGCATTGCGTATCGGACTTAAGACGATGCCGGCAAGAGTGCGCCCACTTACGGACGAAGTAGCCAAAGAAATCCGATTGCAGGAAAATCTGCAAAGGGAAAATCCGCACCCCTTGAATGAAGCCGAAGCAATCTTTGAATTGCAGGACGATGGTAAGACATTGGCAGAAATTTCAAAGAAGCTGGGTAAGTCGATGGCCTTTATTCATAACCGGATAAAGCTGGCAGAACTGATCGACCCGCTGAAGGAGCTGTTTGTTGAAGACAAGATCACCTTACAGGAAGCCATCGAGTTAGGCAGTCTTGCCAGGGATTCGCAGGAGCATTTTTTCGAACAGCATTGTGCCAACTGGAAAGAGGAAAAGCATTTTTCCATCGGCAACTTCCGGTACATCATCGGCCACTACAGGTATGACCTGAAAAAGGCGCCGTTCAATACCCGCGATAAAAAGCTGGTGCCGGATGTGGGTTCCTGCACCGGGTGCCCGTTTAATTCGGCTACCCTAAAGACCCTCTTTCCCGATATGGCAAAAGAGGCCGTTTGCAGCAATACATCCTGCTTTGAGGCGAAACGGATGGCGAGTGCTGAAAGTGACTTACGGTCGGCGCTGGAAAGCGCGCAGCCTGCGGCGATCCTCCTGGGCAACTATGTGAATGCTGATTTGACCGTGTTATTGGATTCGCTGCCGGAAGCGGTGGAGCTACCACGGTACCACAAAGGGGATGTAAAAATCGCCAAAGAACCAGAAAAGCCAAACCGGGAGCGTTATACCTACGAGGAAGGAGACCGGCAGGTGCTGTCCCGCGAAAGGTATAGTGCGGCGCTACAGGAGTACCGGGAAGACCTTGCCGCTTACCGGGAATTTGTTAAGCTGGAAGCAACAGCCAAAGCGCTATTGATTCAGAACAACGAAATAGCCCCCGTTTATTTCAATCCTGAACTCAGGGAAGAATGCCACCGTGAAGCCACCCAGGTTACAGCAAAGCAGGTACAGGAGGCCATAAAAGAAGGAACGATCACCGAAGAGTTGCTGAACGGAGAGATCGAGCGGATCAAAACCCGTGAGGATCGCAAGAAGGAGATTGACCGGGAAAGAGTGCAGGCGAAAGTTCACGAAACCTTTACTGCGGGCATAAGCGAAGGCACATTGACCGCTGGTCTCACAGCTGCGGACACAGTTGGGTTGCGCTACGTGCTTTATCTCGCGCTTAATTACACCAACCGCGAGGCTACGAAAAAGGTATTGTTTCCGAAGGGCATAAAGAATAATGCTGATTTCTTTGATCAGCTGGCTGCCCTCACAGATGAGCAGGTTGCTTTTCTTGTCCGGACAATAATTACGGGAAACAGCGATAGCAAAACGTCACGTTTTATGGACGCCTACTGTCTCTACAGGATGGCGGACGAAGCTGGTATAAATGTGGCAGAGATTGAGGAGCAGCAAAAAGCGGAAGCCACCAAACGGCAGGGTAATGTGAAGCTGCGGATCAAAGAGTTGAAGATACAAATTAAAAGGTTGCAGAGAAAGGCGGCCTGA
- a CDS encoding DUF6908 domain-containing protein has product MKQLNEKAAAVFGTLMDAMTRGCLQVFNKPHLPLALDNIYDARLPLYGPAEVYHLCHHFIQDGHVVEDPSMFFAVVDNRQKSGGMDQLIVIPVSLRHDGRYEANCVMNDDEFVSFDEQLQNRHVDFAESWMQNIVRHGYLDRIAQDTPVQLDEDDTGCEECTAF; this is encoded by the coding sequence ATGAAACAGTTGAATGAAAAAGCCGCTGCTGTTTTCGGCACATTGATGGACGCCATGACGCGGGGCTGCCTGCAGGTTTTTAATAAGCCGCATTTGCCTTTGGCCCTGGATAACATCTATGACGCAAGGCTGCCGCTCTATGGCCCGGCTGAAGTGTATCATCTTTGTCACCATTTTATACAGGATGGTCATGTGGTCGAAGACCCTTCAATGTTCTTTGCTGTCGTGGACAACCGCCAGAAGTCGGGAGGTATGGATCAGCTGATAGTAATTCCTGTCTCGCTCCGGCATGATGGTCGGTATGAGGCCAATTGCGTTATGAACGATGACGAGTTTGTTTCGTTTGATGAACAGCTGCAAAACCGGCATGTCGATTTTGCGGAAAGCTGGATGCAGAATATTGTGCGGCATGGTTACCTTGACCGCATCGCCCAGGATACTCCTGTGCAATTAGATGAGGACGATACCGGCTGCGAGGAGTGTACAGCTTTCTAA
- a CDS encoding DUF6908 domain-containing protein, producing the protein MYRLDASGTRTFCALIDSVEDGYQKIFNPPYLSLTIEHIGEAKLDPYRLAVLYSFCHYRLQEGDLVQCPEMCFAVIDDRRDKKDYSSAIIVPYMYRLADMGIDEMSIRQEGDRFVSWNVSLQREHTEFANDWLENIRQQGFLAQLARGNTDAPHDDDKEDD; encoded by the coding sequence ATGTACAGATTAGATGCATCTGGCACACGGACATTCTGTGCCCTGATTGATAGCGTGGAAGATGGCTATCAAAAGATTTTCAATCCTCCGTATTTGTCTTTGACGATAGAACATATCGGCGAGGCGAAGCTGGACCCTTATAGACTGGCTGTTCTTTACAGCTTCTGCCATTATCGGTTGCAGGAGGGCGACCTGGTCCAATGTCCCGAAATGTGCTTTGCGGTAATAGATGATCGCAGGGACAAGAAGGACTATTCATCGGCCATAATAGTACCGTATATGTACCGGTTGGCTGATATGGGCATCGACGAGATGAGCATCAGGCAGGAAGGCGATCGGTTCGTTTCATGGAATGTGTCCTTGCAGAGGGAACATACAGAGTTTGCTAATGATTGGTTGGAGAATATCCGGCAACAGGGCTTTCTTGCTCAATTGGCAAGAGGCAATACCGACGCCCCGCATGACGATGATAAGGAAGATGATTAG
- a CDS encoding DUF3560 domain-containing protein, which produces MKHNYEQRKQNRIDNAKKQAAKNRKLSDSAYNQAHDMASIIPMGQPILVGHHSEKRDRRYRQRIDDKMRKAVEADKKAEYYERKAEAIENNTSISSDDPTALEQLRQKLAELEQKQSFMKEANRCIRKKDKEAFLHLPDATEELWQELNNPDRVRGIGYPYYGLTNNGAKIRSVKQRIRQMELLEQRPAQEVKFEGGVLRENKEAGRIQFKFDAKPDEKIRIILKRARFIYSPTENAHQRKLNANGIRAAKYALADLKKMWAEEK; this is translated from the coding sequence ATGAAACACAATTATGAGCAGCGGAAGCAAAACCGCATCGACAATGCAAAGAAACAGGCGGCAAAGAATAGAAAGCTGTCTGACAGCGCCTATAATCAGGCGCACGACATGGCCTCGATTATTCCGATGGGACAACCGATCCTGGTAGGTCACCATTCGGAAAAACGGGATCGCAGGTATCGGCAGCGTATTGATGATAAAATGCGAAAAGCGGTTGAGGCAGATAAGAAGGCGGAGTATTATGAACGGAAGGCAGAAGCCATAGAAAACAATACTTCCATATCCAGCGATGATCCTACAGCACTCGAGCAGTTACGGCAGAAGCTTGCTGAACTGGAGCAAAAGCAGTCGTTCATGAAGGAAGCAAACAGATGCATTCGAAAAAAGGACAAAGAAGCTTTTCTGCATTTGCCCGACGCAACAGAGGAACTATGGCAAGAGCTGAATAATCCCGATCGGGTTAGGGGTATAGGTTATCCGTATTATGGCCTGACTAATAACGGCGCGAAGATCCGTAGCGTAAAGCAACGTATCAGACAAATGGAATTATTGGAGCAGCGACCGGCGCAGGAAGTGAAGTTTGAAGGTGGCGTACTCCGGGAGAATAAAGAAGCTGGACGCATACAGTTTAAGTTTGATGCTAAGCCGGATGAAAAAATTCGCATAATACTAAAACGCGCCCGGTTTATCTATAGCCCCACAGAAAATGCCCATCAACGTAAATTGAACGCAAACGGTATCCGAGCCGCGAAATACGCCCTTGCAGATTTAAAGAAAATGTGGGCCGAAGAAAAGTAG
- a CDS encoding J domain-containing protein: MAKAKKGILDGYKTYDTSGGFGNAKQWREAFRERFSKKEAEEVLQGQELTPYQILGVSPNASQADVKKAFRGLIAEWHPDHNQHRIAEAEEMSKKILAAYSLLTH, from the coding sequence ATGGCAAAAGCAAAGAAAGGCATACTGGACGGTTATAAGACCTATGATACATCAGGCGGTTTTGGCAATGCAAAGCAGTGGCGGGAAGCTTTCCGGGAACGATTCAGCAAGAAGGAAGCGGAAGAAGTGCTGCAAGGACAGGAGTTGACGCCATACCAGATATTGGGTGTAAGCCCCAATGCTTCACAGGCTGATGTCAAAAAGGCATTCCGCGGGTTGATCGCCGAATGGCATCCCGATCATAACCAACACCGGATAGCAGAAGCCGAAGAGATGAGCAAAAAAATCCTTGCGGCCTATAGTCTGCTTACTCATTGA
- a CDS encoding DUF6443 domain-containing protein has protein sequence MKLQYISIIALLAYTVQSSAQAVSNPVNNIPTEMPDLPPVTSYPGLNNLSGITRFNYIRTQVPDQPVTSISASTYYRQSAEYFDGLGRPLQSVQKKAHADGYDLVQHHVYDSVGREAYGYLPFALPLAYSDGNLTWSNLKTLFTAFYPGSTGEHPYSKTEFDNSLLNRVTRQLPQGASWIGADRGKVVEYATNTEPTYSGTVGTSIVFWKYKNCFPRYTIGATATALPVYAGNYNEKELYITRVTDEDSNVSEEVRDKLGRMIMQRRVAKDFPPAATMPRVPAYGDPLNLAYTIYVYDDLNRLRFVIPPEAAKPTVATSTSGSTTTFTHTFPAIDANIAAGLCYRYVYDSRGRLIEKQIPGKGSEEYVYDQRDRQIYYRDARIKADGKWMFTIYDALDRPVVTGLIPATGSQASMTSILTSTTVYPEPSIWFYLRNYNLWHTYPTTITTSLGSADILSYTYYDDYADLPATGYSYNSSFLPSVTQPYLVRSVRSNNTRGLVTGTKVKVMDGAATPNWLTTVNYYDEKGRLIQAVASNHKGGKDYSSNTYYFQGMLWKNIFRQQNPSALPMFGTTYDMTINTLETTYERNIGIGGGNDQVWKVTKTMNGDPEYEFAYYDYDHLGHITTKMFPSGNVLQEYNIQGWLQYLRAYNSNGPLTDQKVFFEQNLYYDKGFASKFYNGNIAGTVWTGYRPTAAALFTQRAYGYDYDKLGRLDHAEYRHKQFTGTTWVKTATDYTMSGVTYDLNGNIKSMNQRGTEPGSSTPEDMDLLIYTYKANSNQLIKVEDGVPAANTALLPDFKNNANTTTEYTYDVNGNMLTDGNRKISATAYSYLNKPEQITVTGLGTIKYLYDALGNRLQKVITPTSGTTYGYDYIGNFVYKDNRLEYIMNEEGRSRPKVVGAEVKYTYDYFVKDHLGNVRTSVNAEPMTADYLASHEISAYAAEHLVFDNIENVWDDNPAGTPGNETSAHLVASDPAKRIGTAIMLRTMPGDEFRISADCFYQGAFTPGSTVTPADMVSSLTSALLGGETYTGVPVSEMQQNVAIITQAMNNPALPSQLNSMLSANTDPSAPRAYLNYLMFDQNLQLIPAKSGAVQVPTGSGSGIPWTTIRPSILDGELLRIDVPGYIIIYINNNSIGKDVYFDDIKIEHYNGNVLEESHYYPFGLTVSQMAPEVTAPINPYKYNTKELETAFGLQNYEYGARQYNSQIGRWNSIDPFADKYHSESPFAYVSNNPVKYVDPDGRFKLNYNDAQLKANGLTRGDVQRFESIVTNIGNLVSSNPQAMDAIANTTGFDQSRILSDLEIGNGPDITISAYGPGARGGKDGIIFDPSVVKSLANIDPNNTNELSEQTLGLALNLLHEYGHYGDQTTNGGKNTGQYDDDKTEPNGRRQDTKAFGDRDNQEKGKQKWSTSLTGHRGNDITTFGFGVNVGLAPGGKSVFMKPKLSNTIPKAYGGKIPTSLPKEAKDILNTLNVK, from the coding sequence ATGAAATTGCAATATATATCTATAATAGCTTTGCTGGCCTATACGGTCCAGTCAAGTGCCCAGGCGGTGAGCAATCCCGTCAATAATATCCCAACCGAAATGCCGGACTTACCACCGGTGACAAGCTACCCGGGTTTGAACAATTTATCGGGCATCACCCGGTTCAACTATATCCGCACACAGGTGCCTGATCAGCCGGTGACCAGTATCAGTGCCAGCACCTATTACCGGCAGTCGGCCGAGTATTTCGACGGTCTGGGGCGTCCGCTGCAATCGGTGCAGAAAAAGGCACATGCCGACGGTTATGACCTGGTGCAGCACCATGTTTATGACAGCGTAGGAAGGGAAGCTTACGGCTATCTGCCCTTTGCGCTACCTTTAGCTTATTCGGACGGTAATCTTACCTGGTCTAACCTGAAGACTTTGTTTACTGCATTTTATCCCGGCTCAACCGGCGAGCATCCCTACAGTAAAACAGAATTTGACAATTCGCTGCTTAACCGGGTGACAAGACAGCTCCCCCAAGGGGCCAGCTGGATCGGCGCTGACCGTGGGAAGGTGGTAGAATATGCCACCAATACAGAGCCAACCTACTCCGGTACCGTAGGTACGAGCATTGTTTTCTGGAAATACAAGAACTGCTTTCCCCGTTATACGATCGGGGCTACAGCGACTGCCTTACCGGTATATGCAGGCAATTACAATGAAAAGGAACTGTATATAACCCGGGTAACGGATGAAGATAGCAATGTTTCCGAAGAGGTAAGGGATAAGCTGGGCAGGATGATCATGCAGCGAAGAGTAGCCAAGGATTTTCCACCAGCAGCAACGATGCCAAGAGTGCCTGCATATGGCGATCCGCTCAACCTTGCCTATACCATTTATGTATATGATGATCTGAACCGTTTACGCTTTGTGATTCCACCGGAAGCTGCAAAGCCGACGGTCGCTACCAGCACCTCGGGATCGACCACCACTTTTACACATACATTCCCTGCTATCGACGCGAATATTGCTGCCGGTCTTTGCTACCGTTATGTATATGATAGCCGCGGGCGCCTGATCGAAAAGCAGATACCTGGCAAAGGCAGTGAAGAATATGTTTATGACCAGCGGGACCGGCAGATTTATTACCGGGACGCAAGGATAAAAGCTGATGGCAAATGGATGTTTACCATATATGATGCATTGGACAGGCCTGTAGTCACAGGACTGATACCTGCGACAGGTAGCCAGGCTTCCATGACATCTATCCTTACAAGTACAACCGTGTACCCTGAACCATCTATATGGTTTTACTTAAGGAATTATAATCTTTGGCATACATACCCGACGACCATAACAACCAGTTTGGGTAGTGCAGATATTCTCAGCTATACCTATTATGACGATTATGCAGACCTTCCGGCAACCGGTTATTCCTATAATTCTTCCTTTCTTCCATCCGTTACACAGCCTTACTTGGTGCGTTCTGTGCGTTCGAATAATACCCGTGGCCTGGTGACGGGGACCAAAGTAAAGGTGATGGATGGCGCTGCTACACCTAACTGGCTGACCACGGTCAATTACTATGATGAAAAAGGCCGGCTGATCCAGGCGGTTGCCAGCAACCATAAAGGAGGAAAGGACTACAGCTCTAACACTTATTATTTCCAGGGCATGCTCTGGAAGAATATTTTCCGACAGCAGAACCCTTCCGCCCTGCCTATGTTTGGTACCACCTATGATATGACTATAAACACATTGGAGACCACCTATGAACGGAATATCGGAATAGGCGGAGGTAACGACCAGGTGTGGAAGGTGACGAAAACAATGAATGGCGACCCGGAATACGAGTTCGCTTACTATGATTATGATCACCTGGGGCATATTACAACGAAGATGTTCCCATCCGGCAATGTACTGCAGGAGTACAATATCCAGGGCTGGCTGCAATATCTCCGGGCCTATAATTCCAATGGTCCTTTAACGGATCAGAAGGTGTTTTTTGAGCAGAACCTGTATTATGACAAAGGATTTGCCAGCAAATTCTACAATGGCAATATAGCCGGTACCGTATGGACCGGCTACAGGCCTACGGCTGCCGCCTTGTTTACCCAGCGTGCTTATGGTTATGATTATGACAAGCTGGGCCGCCTGGACCATGCTGAATACAGGCATAAGCAATTTACAGGTACAACCTGGGTCAAGACTGCAACGGATTATACCATGAGCGGCGTCACCTACGACCTGAACGGCAATATCAAGAGCATGAACCAGCGGGGTACAGAACCCGGCAGCTCCACGCCGGAGGATATGGACCTGCTGATCTATACTTATAAGGCAAACAGCAACCAGCTTATAAAAGTAGAGGATGGCGTGCCTGCGGCCAATACCGCCCTGCTGCCCGACTTTAAGAACAATGCCAATACCACTACGGAATATACCTATGACGTAAATGGCAATATGCTCACCGACGGCAACCGGAAGATCAGCGCCACTGCCTATAGCTATCTTAATAAGCCCGAGCAGATCACGGTAACGGGGCTGGGTACCATTAAATACCTCTATGATGCTTTGGGCAACAGGCTGCAGAAAGTTATTACGCCTACCAGCGGCACTACGTATGGTTACGATTATATCGGTAACTTCGTTTATAAGGACAACCGGCTGGAATATATCATGAACGAGGAAGGTCGCAGCCGTCCCAAAGTAGTGGGTGCCGAGGTAAAATATACCTATGATTATTTTGTCAAGGACCACCTGGGCAATGTACGGACCTCAGTTAATGCCGAGCCTATGACCGCCGATTACCTTGCCAGCCATGAAATTTCAGCCTATGCTGCCGAGCACCTGGTCTTTGACAATATTGAGAATGTATGGGATGATAACCCTGCTGGCACACCCGGCAATGAAACATCGGCCCACCTGGTGGCCAGCGATCCCGCTAAGCGTATCGGTACGGCTATTATGCTGCGCACCATGCCCGGCGACGAGTTCCGCATCAGCGCAGACTGCTTTTACCAGGGGGCTTTTACGCCGGGCAGCACGGTAACCCCTGCCGATATGGTGAGCTCTCTGACCAGCGCGCTTTTGGGTGGGGAAACCTATACCGGCGTACCGGTATCGGAAATGCAGCAAAACGTAGCCATCATTACCCAGGCGATGAATAATCCTGCGCTGCCCAGCCAGCTGAACAGCATGCTGAGCGCCAATACCGATCCATCTGCCCCAAGGGCTTACCTGAACTACCTGATGTTTGACCAGAACCTGCAACTCATCCCCGCAAAAAGCGGGGCCGTACAAGTGCCGACCGGTAGTGGCAGCGGTATTCCCTGGACAACGATAAGACCGTCTATACTGGACGGCGAACTGCTCAGGATTGATGTACCGGGTTACATCATAATATACATCAACAATAACAGCATCGGAAAAGATGTTTACTTTGACGATATCAAGATCGAGCATTATAACGGTAATGTTTTAGAGGAGTCACACTATTATCCTTTTGGTTTAACGGTGAGCCAGATGGCGCCAGAGGTTACAGCACCTATAAATCCGTATAAATACAATACCAAAGAATTGGAGACTGCTTTTGGTTTACAGAACTATGAGTATGGTGCGAGACAGTATAACTCGCAAATTGGGAGATGGAACAGTATTGATCCTTTTGCTGACAAATATCATAGTGAGAGCCCATTCGCGTACGTTTCCAACAACCCGGTAAAATACGTTGACCCTGATGGAAGGTTTAAATTAAACTATAACGATGCCCAGTTAAAAGCAAATGGATTAACCAGGGGGGATGTACAACGATTTGAAAGTATTGTTACCAATATTGGTAATCTGGTATCCTCAAATCCCCAGGCGATGGATGCAATAGCCAATACTACGGGATTCGATCAAAGTCGAATTTTATCAGACCTCGAAATTGGTAATGGTCCGGATATTACAATTAGTGCTTATGGTCCTGGCGCAAGAGGGGGAAAAGATGGAATCATTTTTGATCCTAGCGTCGTTAAGAGCCTAGCAAATATTGATCCGAACAATACGAACGAATTATCCGAGCAAACGCTTGGTCTAGCATTGAATCTATTGCACGAATATGGTCATTATGGTGATCAGACTACTAACGGAGGAAAAAATACTGGTCAATACGATGATGACAAAACAGAACCGAATGGACGAAGACAAGATACAAAGGCTTTCGGTGATAGAGATAATCAGGAAAAAGGGAAGCAAAAATGGTCTACATCGTTAACTGGACATCGAGGAAATGATATAACAACTTTTGGCTTTGGAGTAAATGTTGGACTTGCACCTGGAGGTAAATCAGTATTTATGAAGCCGAAATTAAGTAATACAATCCCTAAAGCATACGGAGGTAAGATTCCTACGTCTTTACCTAAAGAGGCTAAAGATATTTTAAATACACTAAATGTAAAATAG